The Aythya fuligula isolate bAytFul2 chromosome 7, bAytFul2.pri, whole genome shotgun sequence genome has a window encoding:
- the ATP5MD gene encoding ATP synthase membrane subunit DAPIT, mitochondrial, whose translation MAGHDSGSQHQFTGFQKYFNSYTMVGRRNYVIATYTGVAMLILYFKLRSKKKTPAVADK comes from the exons ATGGCTGGCCATGACTCGGGATCTCAACACCAGTTCACTGGATTTCAGAAGTACTTCAATTCCTATACCATGGTGGGCAGGAGGAAT TACGTTATAGCGACATACACAGGCGTTGCAATGCTCATCTTATATTTCAAGCTTAGATCTAAAAAGAAGACTCCTGCTGTGGCAGATAAGTAA
- the PDCD11 gene encoding protein RRP5 homolog isoform X2 — protein sequence MAAAAGDGRSASMASIEENFPRGGVQKKPTEKTGKAPKPTTEQDNLFDVRHEEQSQKRKRNQEDLGKRKKFKADRKAGAKDKPMNIEPLTFEHLCEGMLLLGCIKEVSDFELVISLPNGLTGFVPVTQISDAYSKMLSKQVAQGEVLEDLHSLLDMYSPGMLVRCIVTSVEKSADGRRSIKLSINPKNVNRGLNASALTSGMLLSGFVSSAEDHGYLIDIGVNGTHAFLPRQKAQNYIKAVKRGPDLKIGQNLNCVIEQVKNEGRIVRLSVDRSEVAASLATEQQNWTLSNLLPGLVVKAKVQKVDPLGISLTFLSSFTGIVDFMHVDPDKSMNYSPNQVVKACILSVHPTAKVVRLTLRQSFLNPGGSPNQLSDDRIGAVVEESTVKAFYKQFGAIFELDDGTHAFARLKHLSKNRKSFKPAAFKAGCKHKCRIIDYSLMDEMCILSLKYQVIGARFLQYQDIHTGDVVQGRVLALKPIGMQVKVTDGIKGLVPSLHLADVILKQPEKKYNIGDEVKCRVLECNPAEKKLFLTLKKTLIQSKLPILSKYEDAEPGLITHGFVVCAREFGCIVKFYNDVKGLVPKNELSAEPISCPDKVFQEGQVVKVMVLKCEPEQERLLLSFRLSSMSAPEGKSEHTPKKKQEVKYQIGEMVDVKVLKKKENGLEVSILEDEGNVIASLPTVYLSDFVANCKLLWHCLQEGDVLPRVMCLSDKGDRIILCRKSAVISAVQEEQVVRNFSEIQPGMLLTGYVRNVMHFGVFVEFPFGVTGLAPKVSMSDKFVTDTKDHFVVGQTVIAKVMSTDEEKQRVLLNLKVSECSSGNPAAESFSLLNQYFKEVKEIRNLLKRRESGIARSLCELMPGKELQLVVQDVKEDGSALFSGSCVKGLTVTATRYHLGDKSIAPGEKTKGLVLHVDALTSKVYVSLREELLKQRPKQQLTDNSQHSAIVQHIAEEFAIVSLETGQLAAIPIASHFNDTFRFDSEKLKVGQTIYVTLKMVKVNDHGVVLAVQDPAKKNVFVRVRKESETTLEEMLAAAVTHSLSVGDIVTGTVKSVKPTHVTVAIDDKLTGSIHASRILDEVPIDSFPTHTLKAGQKVTARVIGGRDVNTHRYLPITHPHFTRSIPELSIRPSEIEGEAETMKDGTLKKPGLYSVGQTVTCFVKKYNVLKNWLEVEVTPDIRGRVPHLMLSQSTKVLKHPEKNFKNGQALSATVTGTGVTETNLFLSLIGIPSLQQGTITVGVIAKMIPHVGLTITLPGGKTGKVSIFHLSDKYTENPLSDFKVGKVVRCYILANENGKIQLSLRQSRLNPRNSSKVEDPEITSTKDVKKGQLVRGYVKSVTPSGVFFGLSASLQGRILFQNVSIYYVQKHSLYEKYLPEGKFLTAKVLGVNKKENHVELSLLPEDTGMPSVLPESLGLPRYNAEEEKREEEKREDKEKREERKLKTKRRRKSSEIEQEAKPKKRKVCPTDENDSGIEVYYREEEDGDQEEEAAENKSKIRKRGEAPRLQVSTGFTWDEDMKAVDMAVLNQKEESSESEEEEENPQSKPKKQTKKEKELEKQKKEKELCKLEAALMDPSRQPQSADDFDRLVLSSPDSSILWLQYMAFHLQATEIEKARAVAERALKTICFREEQEKLNVWVALLNLENMYGTEETLMKVFERAVQYNEPLKVFQHLCDIYANSEKYKQAEELYHTMLRRFRQEKSVWLKYASFLLKQGQTEATHRLLERALKALPTKEHVDVISRFAQLEFRFGDTEHAKALFDSTLNSYPKRTDIWSIYMDIMIKHGSQKEVRDIFEKVIHLNLAPKKMKFFFKRYLDYEKKYGTEETILAVKTAALEYVEAKSSLADA from the exons ATGGCGGCGGCCGCCGGTGACGGGAG AAGCGCAAGCATGGCATCCATAGAAGAAAACTTCCCCCGAGGGGGCGTCCAGAAAAAACCCACAGAGAAAACGGGAAAAGCACCCAAACCAACGACAGAACAGGACAACTTGTTTGAT GTTCGCCATGAAGAACAatcccagaaaagaaaaaggaatcagGAGGATCTCGGAAAGCGGAAAAAGTTCAAGGCAGACAGAAAAGCTGGTGCTAAAGACAAGCCTATGAATATTGAACCACTCACATTTGAG cacCTTTGTGAGGGGATGCTGCTACTTGGTTGCATCAAAGAGGTCAGTGACTTTGAGCTCGTCATCAGCTTGCCCAATGGACTTACAGGATTTGTGCCAGTCACACAGATCAGCGATGCCTACAGCAAAATGCTGAGCAAGCAGGTGGCCCAAGGGGAAGTCCTGGAG GACTTGCATTCTCTCTTGGATATGTATTCTCCAGGGATGCTGGTCAGATGCATTGTGACCAGTGTTGAGAAAAGTGCTGATGGACGTCGGAGTATCAAGTTATCAATCAACCCCAAAAATGTCAATAGGGGTCTGAATGCTTCAGCACTAACATCAGGCATG CTGCTCTCAGGCTTTGTGTCTAGTGCAGAAGACCATGGCTACCTCATTGATATCGGAGTCAATGGGACTCATGCTTTTCTGCCTCGTCAGAAAGCCCAAAATTACATCAAAGCAGTCAAGAGAG GGCCTGACTTGAAAATAGGTCAGAACCTGAACTGTGTCATCGAGCAAGTAAAGAATGAGGGAAGAATTGTCCGTTTGTCTGTTGATCGATCAGAGGTTGCTGCATCCCTTGCAACAGAGCAACAGAACTGGACACTCTCTAATTTACTGCCAGGGCTGGTGGTGAAAGCTAAAGTGCAGAAG GTAGATCCACTGGGGATCAGTCTGACCTTTCTGTCTTCCTTCACTGGCATTGTGGATTTCATGCACGTGGACCCAGATAAATCCATGAACTATTCTCCAAATCAAGTG GTGAAAGCCTGTATCCTCTCTGTTCATCCCACCGCCAAGGTGGTGCGGCTCACTCTGCGGCAGTCGTTCCTCAATCCTGGAGGATCCCCAAACCAACTCTCCGATGATCGCATAGGGGCAGTGGTGGAGGAGTCAACGGTGAAGGCTTTCTACAAGCAGTTTGGTGCCATCTTTGAGCTTGATGATGGCACTCATGCATTCGCACGG ttgaaACATCTGTcgaaaaacagaaaatccttTAAACCTGCAGCATTTAAGGCAGGATGTAAACATAAATGTCGTATCATTGACTACAGCCTGATGGATGAGATGTGTATTTTATCTCTGAAGTA TCAAGTTATCGGAGCTCGTTTTCTGCAGTACCAGGATATTCACACAGGGGATGTGGTGCAG GGCAGAGTGTTGGCTCTGAAACCTATTGGGATGCAGGTGAAAGTGACTGATGGAATTAAAGGGCTTGTGCCATCCTTGCATCTTGCTGATGTAATCCTGAAGCAGCCTGAGAAGAAGTACAACATAGGAGATGAAGTCAAGTGTCGG GTGCTAGAGTGCAATCCTGCAGAAAAGAAGCTATTCCTTACTCTAAAGAAAACTCTTATTCAATCAAAACTTCCAATCCTCTCCAAATACGAAGATGCAGAACCGGGTCTGATCACACATGGCTTTGTGGTGTGTGCAAGAGAATTTGGCTGCATTGTGAAGTTCTACAATGATGTCAAAGGTTTGGTACCAAAGAATGAGTTGAGCGCAGAGCCCATATCTTGTCCTGATAAAGTCTTCCAGGAAGGCCAG gttgttaaagtaatggttttaaagtgTGAGCCCGAGCAAGAAAGGCTCTTGCTGTCCTTCAGGTTATCAAGCATGTCTGCACCTGAGGGCAAAAGTGAACATACTccaaagaagaaacaggaagtGAAATATCAAATAGGAGAG atggTTGATGTGAAAGTcttgaagaagaaagagaatggGCTAGAGGTTTCTATCTTAGAAGATGAAGGCAATGTGATAGCCTCTCTTCCCACAGTGTACCTCTCTGACTTTGTTGCTAACTGCAAGCTCCTGTGGCATTGTCTTCAAGAGGGAGATGTCTTGCCCAGAGTTATGTGCCTAAGCGACAAGGGGGACCGTATT ATACTGTGCAGGAAGTCTGCGGTGATTTCTGCTGTACAGGAGGAGCAAGTTGTGAGAAATTTCTCTGAAATCCAGCCTGGGATGCTGTTGACTGGTTACGTGAGGAATGTTATGCACTTTGGAGTGTTTGTGGAGTTCCCTTTTGGTGTGACAGGACTGGCACCCAAAGTG AGCATGAGCGACAAGTTTGTGACAGACACCAAGGACCACTTTGTGGTGGGACAGACTGTGATTGCAAAGGTGATGAGCACTGATGAGGAGAAGCAGCGCGTGCTCCTTAATCTGAAGGTGTCAGAGTGCAGCTCAGGCAatccagctgcagagagcttttCCCTACTGAATCAATATTTCAAGGAGGTGAAGGAAATCAGGAACTTGTTGAAAAGAAGAG AGTCTGGCATAGCCCGAAGCCTTTGTGAATTGATGcctgggaaggagctgcagctggttGTGCAGGATGTGAAGGAGGATGGCTCAGCACTGTTCAGTGGCAGCTGTGTGAAAGGCTTGACTGTAACAGCCACTCGCTATCATTTGGGAG ATAAAAGTATTGCTCCTGGTGAGAAGACAAAGGGATTGGTTCTTCATGTGGATGCCCTCACATCCAAGGTGTATGTTTCTCTTCGAGAAGAACTGTTAAAGCAAAGACCCAAGCAA CAACTCACAGACAACTCCCAGCACTCTGCCATTGTGCAGCACATAGCAGAAGAGTTTGCCATCGTGTCTCTGGAAACAGGCCAGCTGGCAGCTATCCCCATAGCCTCTCACTTCAATGATACCTTCCGCTTCGACTCAGAAAAACTGAAGGTGGGACAGACAATCTATGTAACCCTAAAAATGGTGAAGGTGAATGACCATGGAGTTGTGTTAGCAGTACAAGACCCAGCaaagaagaatgtttttgtAAGGGTCCGGAAAGAATCCGAGACAACTTTAGAAGAgatgcttgctgctgctgtgacacACTCTCTTTCTGTGGGGGATATCGTCACTGGTACTGTTAAATCCGTCAAACCAACCCATGTCACAGTTGCTATTGATGACAAGTTGACAGGTTCAATCCATGCATCCCGGATTCTGGATGAAGTGCCCATAGACTCTTTTCCAACACACACTCTGAAAGCTGGACAGAAGGTGACTGCCCGGGTCATTGGAGGCAGAGATGTGAATACTCACAG GTATCTGCCCATCACCCATCCACACTTCACACGATCTATTCCGGAGCTCAGCATTCGACCAAG TGAAATAGAAGGGGAAGCTGAAACAATGAAAGATGGCACCCTCAAGAAACCTGGACTCTACAGTGTTGGACAGACAGTCACCTGTTTTGTGAAGAAG TACAACGTCCTCAAAAATTGGCTGGAGGTAGAAGTCACCCCTGATATTCGAGGAAGAGTCCCTCATCTGATGCTGTCTCAGAGCACCAAG gtcttaaaacatccagaaaagaacttcaaaaatGGACAAGCCTTGTCTGCTACAGTGACTGGAACAGGTGTCACCGAAACAAACCTCTTCTTGTCACTCATAG gaattCCGTCACTGCAGCAGGGTACCATCACTGTAGGTGTGATAGCAAAGATGATTCCTCACGTTGGTTTGACCATCACGCTGCCAGGTGGGAAGACTGGCAAAGTCAGTATTTTTCACCTGAGTGATAAGTACACAGAGAATCCTCTGAGTGACTTCAAAGTTGGTAAGGTTGTCAG GTGTTACATCCTCGCCAACGAGAATGGCAAAATCCAGTTATCTCTTCGGCAATCCAG aCTAAACCCAAGGAACAGCAGCAAAGTGGAGGATCCTGAAATAACATCTACTAAGGATGTTAAAAAAGGCCAGCTAGTAAGAGGCTACGTCAAATCAGTCACTCCATCAGGTGTATTCTTTGG ctTGTCTGCATCTCTTCAGGGCCGAATCCTGTTCCAGAACGTTTCCATTTACTATGTACAGAAACACTCCTTATATGAGAAATACCTGCCTGAAGGAAAGTTTCTCACTGCCAAGGTCCTTGG tgtaaataaaaaagaaaatcacgTTGAGCTGTCTCTCCTGCCTGAAGACACTGGGATGCCAAGTGTCTTGCCTGAATCCCTGGGCTTGCCACGCTATaatgcagaggaagagaaaagagaagaagagaaaagagaagacaaggaaaaaagagaagagcgTAAACTGAAGACAAAACGGAGGAGAAAGAGTTCTGAAATTGAGCAG GaggcaaagccaaaaaaaagaaaggtctgTCCAACAGATGAAAATGACAGTGGAATTGAGGTATATTACCGGGAAGAGGAGGATGGTGaccaggaggaagaggcagctgaaaataaatctaaG ATAAGGAAACGCGGTGAAGCTCCCAGGCTGCAGGTATCCACAGGCTTCACCTGGGATGAGGACATGAAAGCGGTGGATATGGCTGTACTGaatcagaaggaagaaagctcggagagcgaggaggaggaggagaatcCACAGTCGAAG CcgaagaaacaaacaaagaaggagaaggagctggagaagcagaaaaaggagaaagagcttTGCAAATTAGAGGCAGCTCTGATGGATCCTAGCCGTCAGCCCCAGTCAGCAGATGATTTTGACCgcctggtgctgagcagtcCTGACAGCTCCATCCTCTGGCTGCAGTACATGGCTTTCCACCTCCAGGCTACTGAGATTGAGAAGGCCAGAGCTGTGGCAGAGAGAGCGCTTAAAACAATTTGCTTCAG GGAAGAACAAGAGAAGCTGAATGTCTGGGTTGCTCTGCTGAACTTAGAGAACATGTATGGTACTGAGGAGACACTGATGAAGGTCTTTGAGAGAGCTGTTCAATACAATGAGCCTCTGAAAGTCTTCCAGCATTTGTGTGACATCTATGCCAATTCTGAGAAGTACAAG CAAGCAGAAGAATTGTACCACACAATGTTGAGGCGTTTCCGTCAGGAGAAATCAGTGTGGCTGAAATACGCCTCTTTCCTCCTGAAGCAAGGCCAGACTGAGGCTACACACAGGCTTTTGGAACGTGCTCTCAAGGCTCTGCCCACTAAAGAAC ATGTGGATGTTATTTCAAGGTTTGCACAACTGGAGTTCCGTTTTGGGGACACAGAGCATGCCAAAGCCCTCTTTGATAGCACCCTCAACAGCTACCCCAAGCGGACAGACATCTGGTCTATCTACATGGACATCATGATCAAACATGGCAGCCAGAAGGAAGTGCG GGACATCTTTGAGAAGGTCATACACCTGAACCTGGCACCGAAGAAGATGAAATTCTTCTTTAAACGCTACCTGGattatgagaagaaatatggCACAGAAGAAACTATCTTGGCTGTTAAAACAGCTGCGCTAGAGTATGTAGAGGCAAAGAGTTCCCTTGCTGACGCCTAA
- the PDCD11 gene encoding protein RRP5 homolog isoform X1, with the protein MASIEENFPRGGVQKKPTEKTGKAPKPTTEQDNLFDVRHEEQSQKRKRNQEDLGKRKKFKADRKAGAKDKPMNIEPLTFEHLCEGMLLLGCIKEVSDFELVISLPNGLTGFVPVTQISDAYSKMLSKQVAQGEVLEDLHSLLDMYSPGMLVRCIVTSVEKSADGRRSIKLSINPKNVNRGLNASALTSGMLLSGFVSSAEDHGYLIDIGVNGTHAFLPRQKAQNYIKAVKRGPDLKIGQNLNCVIEQVKNEGRIVRLSVDRSEVAASLATEQQNWTLSNLLPGLVVKAKVQKVDPLGISLTFLSSFTGIVDFMHVDPDKSMNYSPNQVVKACILSVHPTAKVVRLTLRQSFLNPGGSPNQLSDDRIGAVVEESTVKAFYKQFGAIFELDDGTHAFARLKHLSKNRKSFKPAAFKAGCKHKCRIIDYSLMDEMCILSLKYQVIGARFLQYQDIHTGDVVQGRVLALKPIGMQVKVTDGIKGLVPSLHLADVILKQPEKKYNIGDEVKCRVLECNPAEKKLFLTLKKTLIQSKLPILSKYEDAEPGLITHGFVVCAREFGCIVKFYNDVKGLVPKNELSAEPISCPDKVFQEGQVVKVMVLKCEPEQERLLLSFRLSSMSAPEGKSEHTPKKKQEVKYQIGEMVDVKVLKKKENGLEVSILEDEGNVIASLPTVYLSDFVANCKLLWHCLQEGDVLPRVMCLSDKGDRIILCRKSAVISAVQEEQVVRNFSEIQPGMLLTGYVRNVMHFGVFVEFPFGVTGLAPKVSMSDKFVTDTKDHFVVGQTVIAKVMSTDEEKQRVLLNLKVSECSSGNPAAESFSLLNQYFKEVKEIRNLLKRRESGIARSLCELMPGKELQLVVQDVKEDGSALFSGSCVKGLTVTATRYHLGDKSIAPGEKTKGLVLHVDALTSKVYVSLREELLKQRPKQQLTDNSQHSAIVQHIAEEFAIVSLETGQLAAIPIASHFNDTFRFDSEKLKVGQTIYVTLKMVKVNDHGVVLAVQDPAKKNVFVRVRKESETTLEEMLAAAVTHSLSVGDIVTGTVKSVKPTHVTVAIDDKLTGSIHASRILDEVPIDSFPTHTLKAGQKVTARVIGGRDVNTHRYLPITHPHFTRSIPELSIRPSEIEGEAETMKDGTLKKPGLYSVGQTVTCFVKKYNVLKNWLEVEVTPDIRGRVPHLMLSQSTKVLKHPEKNFKNGQALSATVTGTGVTETNLFLSLIGIPSLQQGTITVGVIAKMIPHVGLTITLPGGKTGKVSIFHLSDKYTENPLSDFKVGKVVRCYILANENGKIQLSLRQSRLNPRNSSKVEDPEITSTKDVKKGQLVRGYVKSVTPSGVFFGLSASLQGRILFQNVSIYYVQKHSLYEKYLPEGKFLTAKVLGVNKKENHVELSLLPEDTGMPSVLPESLGLPRYNAEEEKREEEKREDKEKREERKLKTKRRRKSSEIEQEAKPKKRKVCPTDENDSGIEVYYREEEDGDQEEEAAENKSKIRKRGEAPRLQVSTGFTWDEDMKAVDMAVLNQKEESSESEEEEENPQSKVPSVY; encoded by the exons ATGGCATCCATAGAAGAAAACTTCCCCCGAGGGGGCGTCCAGAAAAAACCCACAGAGAAAACGGGAAAAGCACCCAAACCAACGACAGAACAGGACAACTTGTTTGAT GTTCGCCATGAAGAACAatcccagaaaagaaaaaggaatcagGAGGATCTCGGAAAGCGGAAAAAGTTCAAGGCAGACAGAAAAGCTGGTGCTAAAGACAAGCCTATGAATATTGAACCACTCACATTTGAG cacCTTTGTGAGGGGATGCTGCTACTTGGTTGCATCAAAGAGGTCAGTGACTTTGAGCTCGTCATCAGCTTGCCCAATGGACTTACAGGATTTGTGCCAGTCACACAGATCAGCGATGCCTACAGCAAAATGCTGAGCAAGCAGGTGGCCCAAGGGGAAGTCCTGGAG GACTTGCATTCTCTCTTGGATATGTATTCTCCAGGGATGCTGGTCAGATGCATTGTGACCAGTGTTGAGAAAAGTGCTGATGGACGTCGGAGTATCAAGTTATCAATCAACCCCAAAAATGTCAATAGGGGTCTGAATGCTTCAGCACTAACATCAGGCATG CTGCTCTCAGGCTTTGTGTCTAGTGCAGAAGACCATGGCTACCTCATTGATATCGGAGTCAATGGGACTCATGCTTTTCTGCCTCGTCAGAAAGCCCAAAATTACATCAAAGCAGTCAAGAGAG GGCCTGACTTGAAAATAGGTCAGAACCTGAACTGTGTCATCGAGCAAGTAAAGAATGAGGGAAGAATTGTCCGTTTGTCTGTTGATCGATCAGAGGTTGCTGCATCCCTTGCAACAGAGCAACAGAACTGGACACTCTCTAATTTACTGCCAGGGCTGGTGGTGAAAGCTAAAGTGCAGAAG GTAGATCCACTGGGGATCAGTCTGACCTTTCTGTCTTCCTTCACTGGCATTGTGGATTTCATGCACGTGGACCCAGATAAATCCATGAACTATTCTCCAAATCAAGTG GTGAAAGCCTGTATCCTCTCTGTTCATCCCACCGCCAAGGTGGTGCGGCTCACTCTGCGGCAGTCGTTCCTCAATCCTGGAGGATCCCCAAACCAACTCTCCGATGATCGCATAGGGGCAGTGGTGGAGGAGTCAACGGTGAAGGCTTTCTACAAGCAGTTTGGTGCCATCTTTGAGCTTGATGATGGCACTCATGCATTCGCACGG ttgaaACATCTGTcgaaaaacagaaaatccttTAAACCTGCAGCATTTAAGGCAGGATGTAAACATAAATGTCGTATCATTGACTACAGCCTGATGGATGAGATGTGTATTTTATCTCTGAAGTA TCAAGTTATCGGAGCTCGTTTTCTGCAGTACCAGGATATTCACACAGGGGATGTGGTGCAG GGCAGAGTGTTGGCTCTGAAACCTATTGGGATGCAGGTGAAAGTGACTGATGGAATTAAAGGGCTTGTGCCATCCTTGCATCTTGCTGATGTAATCCTGAAGCAGCCTGAGAAGAAGTACAACATAGGAGATGAAGTCAAGTGTCGG GTGCTAGAGTGCAATCCTGCAGAAAAGAAGCTATTCCTTACTCTAAAGAAAACTCTTATTCAATCAAAACTTCCAATCCTCTCCAAATACGAAGATGCAGAACCGGGTCTGATCACACATGGCTTTGTGGTGTGTGCAAGAGAATTTGGCTGCATTGTGAAGTTCTACAATGATGTCAAAGGTTTGGTACCAAAGAATGAGTTGAGCGCAGAGCCCATATCTTGTCCTGATAAAGTCTTCCAGGAAGGCCAG gttgttaaagtaatggttttaaagtgTGAGCCCGAGCAAGAAAGGCTCTTGCTGTCCTTCAGGTTATCAAGCATGTCTGCACCTGAGGGCAAAAGTGAACATACTccaaagaagaaacaggaagtGAAATATCAAATAGGAGAG atggTTGATGTGAAAGTcttgaagaagaaagagaatggGCTAGAGGTTTCTATCTTAGAAGATGAAGGCAATGTGATAGCCTCTCTTCCCACAGTGTACCTCTCTGACTTTGTTGCTAACTGCAAGCTCCTGTGGCATTGTCTTCAAGAGGGAGATGTCTTGCCCAGAGTTATGTGCCTAAGCGACAAGGGGGACCGTATT ATACTGTGCAGGAAGTCTGCGGTGATTTCTGCTGTACAGGAGGAGCAAGTTGTGAGAAATTTCTCTGAAATCCAGCCTGGGATGCTGTTGACTGGTTACGTGAGGAATGTTATGCACTTTGGAGTGTTTGTGGAGTTCCCTTTTGGTGTGACAGGACTGGCACCCAAAGTG AGCATGAGCGACAAGTTTGTGACAGACACCAAGGACCACTTTGTGGTGGGACAGACTGTGATTGCAAAGGTGATGAGCACTGATGAGGAGAAGCAGCGCGTGCTCCTTAATCTGAAGGTGTCAGAGTGCAGCTCAGGCAatccagctgcagagagcttttCCCTACTGAATCAATATTTCAAGGAGGTGAAGGAAATCAGGAACTTGTTGAAAAGAAGAG AGTCTGGCATAGCCCGAAGCCTTTGTGAATTGATGcctgggaaggagctgcagctggttGTGCAGGATGTGAAGGAGGATGGCTCAGCACTGTTCAGTGGCAGCTGTGTGAAAGGCTTGACTGTAACAGCCACTCGCTATCATTTGGGAG ATAAAAGTATTGCTCCTGGTGAGAAGACAAAGGGATTGGTTCTTCATGTGGATGCCCTCACATCCAAGGTGTATGTTTCTCTTCGAGAAGAACTGTTAAAGCAAAGACCCAAGCAA CAACTCACAGACAACTCCCAGCACTCTGCCATTGTGCAGCACATAGCAGAAGAGTTTGCCATCGTGTCTCTGGAAACAGGCCAGCTGGCAGCTATCCCCATAGCCTCTCACTTCAATGATACCTTCCGCTTCGACTCAGAAAAACTGAAGGTGGGACAGACAATCTATGTAACCCTAAAAATGGTGAAGGTGAATGACCATGGAGTTGTGTTAGCAGTACAAGACCCAGCaaagaagaatgtttttgtAAGGGTCCGGAAAGAATCCGAGACAACTTTAGAAGAgatgcttgctgctgctgtgacacACTCTCTTTCTGTGGGGGATATCGTCACTGGTACTGTTAAATCCGTCAAACCAACCCATGTCACAGTTGCTATTGATGACAAGTTGACAGGTTCAATCCATGCATCCCGGATTCTGGATGAAGTGCCCATAGACTCTTTTCCAACACACACTCTGAAAGCTGGACAGAAGGTGACTGCCCGGGTCATTGGAGGCAGAGATGTGAATACTCACAG GTATCTGCCCATCACCCATCCACACTTCACACGATCTATTCCGGAGCTCAGCATTCGACCAAG TGAAATAGAAGGGGAAGCTGAAACAATGAAAGATGGCACCCTCAAGAAACCTGGACTCTACAGTGTTGGACAGACAGTCACCTGTTTTGTGAAGAAG TACAACGTCCTCAAAAATTGGCTGGAGGTAGAAGTCACCCCTGATATTCGAGGAAGAGTCCCTCATCTGATGCTGTCTCAGAGCACCAAG gtcttaaaacatccagaaaagaacttcaaaaatGGACAAGCCTTGTCTGCTACAGTGACTGGAACAGGTGTCACCGAAACAAACCTCTTCTTGTCACTCATAG gaattCCGTCACTGCAGCAGGGTACCATCACTGTAGGTGTGATAGCAAAGATGATTCCTCACGTTGGTTTGACCATCACGCTGCCAGGTGGGAAGACTGGCAAAGTCAGTATTTTTCACCTGAGTGATAAGTACACAGAGAATCCTCTGAGTGACTTCAAAGTTGGTAAGGTTGTCAG GTGTTACATCCTCGCCAACGAGAATGGCAAAATCCAGTTATCTCTTCGGCAATCCAG aCTAAACCCAAGGAACAGCAGCAAAGTGGAGGATCCTGAAATAACATCTACTAAGGATGTTAAAAAAGGCCAGCTAGTAAGAGGCTACGTCAAATCAGTCACTCCATCAGGTGTATTCTTTGG ctTGTCTGCATCTCTTCAGGGCCGAATCCTGTTCCAGAACGTTTCCATTTACTATGTACAGAAACACTCCTTATATGAGAAATACCTGCCTGAAGGAAAGTTTCTCACTGCCAAGGTCCTTGG tgtaaataaaaaagaaaatcacgTTGAGCTGTCTCTCCTGCCTGAAGACACTGGGATGCCAAGTGTCTTGCCTGAATCCCTGGGCTTGCCACGCTATaatgcagaggaagagaaaagagaagaagagaaaagagaagacaaggaaaaaagagaagagcgTAAACTGAAGACAAAACGGAGGAGAAAGAGTTCTGAAATTGAGCAG GaggcaaagccaaaaaaaagaaaggtctgTCCAACAGATGAAAATGACAGTGGAATTGAGGTATATTACCGGGAAGAGGAGGATGGTGaccaggaggaagaggcagctgaaaataaatctaaG ATAAGGAAACGCGGTGAAGCTCCCAGGCTGCAGGTATCCACAGGCTTCACCTGGGATGAGGACATGAAAGCGGTGGATATGGCTGTACTGaatcagaaggaagaaagctcggagagcgaggaggaggaggagaatcCACAGTCGAAGGTGCCGTCCGTGTACTAG